One Candidatus Methylomirabilota bacterium genomic region harbors:
- a CDS encoding tyrosine--tRNA ligase produces the protein MRRNGLRLQGAYAYARKATTPTMENSQMNDVKAQAYEQLCALRRATVEIISEAELLAKLERSLQTGVPLRVKLGADPSAPDLHLGHTVVLRKLRQFQDLGHRVIFLIGDFTGMIGDPTGRSETRKPLTSEEVRANAETYKRQIFRILDEGRTEIRFNSEWLSRMDFAGVIRLAAQYTVARLLERDDFEKRYREGRPIGIHEFLYPLAQGYDSVVLRADVELGGTDQKFNLLVGRELQRAYGQEPQVALITPLLEGTDGVQKMSKSLGNYIGIDEPAREVFGKAMSIPDELIVKYAELVAGMSLEAVEAMDEGLKAGTLHPRTAKVELAKRLAALYRGEPAAEEAATEFDRIFREKRLPDEIDLFIIEDAKADVDIAWLIKESGGTKSLSEARRLIRQGGVSLDGEVVRNETLKVPMEREHLLKVGKRFFRRVKKSRQPKENA, from the coding sequence ATGAGGCGGAACGGTTTGAGGTTGCAGGGAGCGTACGCTTATGCTAGAAAGGCAACCACCCCCACAATGGAGAACTCGCAGATGAATGACGTGAAAGCGCAAGCCTATGAGCAACTGTGCGCCCTCCGGCGCGCTACGGTGGAGATCATCTCCGAGGCGGAACTGCTTGCGAAACTTGAGCGCTCGCTACAAACCGGCGTCCCGCTCCGCGTCAAGCTTGGCGCCGATCCCTCCGCGCCGGACCTGCACCTTGGCCATACTGTCGTTTTGAGAAAGCTGCGGCAGTTCCAGGATCTGGGTCATCGGGTGATCTTTCTCATCGGCGATTTTACCGGCATGATCGGCGACCCGACGGGACGATCAGAGACCCGGAAGCCATTAACGTCCGAGGAGGTCCGGGCGAACGCGGAGACCTATAAAAGACAGATCTTCCGGATTCTTGATGAAGGTCGGACCGAGATTCGTTTCAACAGTGAGTGGCTGAGTCGGATGGACTTCGCCGGCGTAATCCGCCTGGCGGCCCAGTATACGGTGGCCCGGTTGTTGGAGCGGGACGATTTCGAAAAGCGATACCGGGAGGGACGGCCTATCGGGATCCATGAGTTTCTCTACCCGCTGGCCCAAGGGTACGATTCCGTCGTGCTCAGGGCCGATGTTGAACTGGGCGGTACCGATCAGAAGTTCAACCTGCTCGTGGGACGGGAGCTGCAACGCGCCTATGGGCAGGAGCCGCAGGTCGCGCTCATCACACCCTTACTGGAAGGGACCGATGGGGTGCAGAAGATGAGCAAAAGCCTCGGCAACTATATCGGGATCGATGAGCCGGCCAGAGAGGTATTTGGAAAGGCGATGTCGATTCCAGATGAGTTGATTGTGAAGTACGCCGAGTTGGTGGCCGGGATGTCACTGGAGGCGGTAGAGGCGATGGATGAGGGGTTGAAGGCCGGCACGCTGCATCCTAGGACAGCGAAGGTCGAGTTAGCCAAGAGGCTGGCGGCGCTCTATCGTGGTGAGCCGGCCGCCGAAGAGGCGGCGACTGAGTTCGATCGGATCTTCCGCGAGAAGCGGCTACCTGACGAGATCGATCTGTTTATCATAGAGGATGCGAAGGCCGACGTAGATATCGCCTGGCTGATCAAAGAGTCCGGTGGGACCAAGAGCCTCTCGGAGGCCAGGAGGTTGATTCGTCAGGGCGGCGTGAGTCTTGATGGGGAGGTCGTCCGGAATGAAACCTTGAAGGTTCCGATGGAACGGGAGCACCTGCTGAAGGTGGGCAAGCGATTTTTCCGACGGGTGAAAAAGAGTCGTCAGCCGAAAGAAAATGCTTGA
- a CDS encoding bifunctional methylenetetrahydrofolate dehydrogenase/methenyltetrahydrofolate cyclohydrolase FolD, producing the protein MSARIIDGKAIAADIRREVQLDVAAMAAQTGVVPCLAAILVGNDPAAATYVRNKARACREVGITSVRIDLPTDLSEAFLLHEIERLNSDPTIHAILVQLPLPPHIGERRVLETIHPEKDVDGFHPANLGGLLVGSPLFVASTPLGILELLNRSGVGIEGKHAVIVGWSVIVGKPTAFLLLQNHATVTICHIKTRDLASHTRQADILVVAAGKPGLVTGSMVKDGAVVIDVGVNRLSDGRVVGDVDFPEVAEKASLITPVPGGVGPMTVAMLLRNTADACRRWCDAQRL; encoded by the coding sequence ATGTCAGCACGGATCATCGATGGCAAGGCGATTGCGGCGGACATTCGCCGAGAAGTCCAGCTTGATGTCGCTGCAATGGCTGCGCAGACCGGGGTCGTGCCGTGCCTGGCCGCGATCCTCGTCGGGAACGATCCGGCCGCTGCAACCTACGTCCGGAATAAGGCCAGGGCGTGCAGGGAGGTCGGGATCACCTCGGTGCGGATCGATCTGCCGACCGATCTGTCGGAGGCGTTCCTGCTTCACGAGATCGAGCGTCTGAACAGCGATCCCACCATACACGCGATCCTTGTCCAGCTTCCGCTTCCACCCCACATCGGCGAACGGCGGGTCCTGGAGACGATCCACCCTGAAAAGGATGTGGACGGGTTTCACCCTGCCAACCTGGGAGGACTGCTGGTCGGGTCACCTCTCTTTGTGGCGTCGACACCGCTGGGCATTCTTGAGCTGCTGAATCGATCGGGTGTGGGTATCGAGGGGAAGCACGCCGTCATTGTCGGCTGGAGTGTGATCGTCGGCAAACCGACGGCGTTCCTTCTGCTGCAAAATCACGCGACCGTCACCATCTGCCACATCAAGACCCGCGATCTTGCCTCGCATACCCGCCAGGCCGATATCCTTGTCGTGGCGGCAGGGAAGCCCGGTCTGGTCACCGGCTCGATGGTGAAAGACGGCGCCGTCGTGATTGATGTCGGTGTGAATCGCCTGAGCGACGGTCGGGTTGTCGGCGATGTGGACTTTCCTGAGGTTGCGGAGAAGGCCTCGCTGATTACGCCGGTGCCTGGCGGGGTGGGCCCGATGACGGTCGCCATGCTCTTGCGCAATACGGCAGATGCCTGTCGTCGCTGGTGTGATGCTCAACGGTTGTGA
- a CDS encoding penicillin-binding protein 1A, with protein sequence MAVASGVLGGLLVTYLRDLPTLDALEEYQPSLVTTLYSDHDEPFATLYEQKRFWTPLDKIPRHLINALIAVEDAQFYQHRGINFRGIARAVLVNLRALRPAEGGSSITQQLAKLLLLTPEKHLSRKIKEAILALEIEKHYSKNQILELYLNQVYFGHGAYGVESAAHTYFKKTVEQLNLAEAATLAGLPRAPNYYSPITDKERAIGRRNHVLARMVEEGFITKQQAASALTATFDEFPFEKTRNLGPYFVEYIRQQLEDTYGTYAVYHGGLKVYTTLNIAAQRAAEAALIEGLREIDKARGFRAPRPRSPTVTITDRTAPTYLIPKAGETLRATVTKVLPKAITVQIGGYHGEIALDKIRWLNTSQPHQQLQVGMEVKAQILSVNKKTKTLNLNLEQDPEMEGAFLAIDPRDGGVKAMIGGYDFERSKFNRALQARRQPGSAFKPLVYAAAFDRGLTPSTIINDTPVRYPILVDGKRTDWSPDNYDRKFRGPTTLRYGLEHSVNVVAVKLIEQLGVDPVIELARTLGIESPLRREYALALGVSEVTLSEMVSAFGVFAHSGIRFLPYGIRKVTDNKDALLEEYTPAGQQVMRAETAFVLTNVLTGVIERGTGSRARILGRVIAGKTGTTQAATDAWFIGYTPTLVAGVWLGYDTKRSLGPHESAATLAVPIWTRFMQRALQDTPLEDFPMPENVAPALVNYLSGRPTTADDKDAVKEFFFR encoded by the coding sequence ATGGCCGTCGCCTCAGGCGTCCTCGGCGGCTTGTTGGTGACCTATCTCCGAGATCTCCCCACACTTGATGCGCTTGAGGAGTATCAGCCCAGTCTCGTAACCACGCTGTATTCCGATCACGATGAGCCATTCGCGACCCTGTATGAGCAGAAGCGCTTCTGGACGCCACTGGACAAGATCCCCCGCCACCTGATCAATGCCCTGATCGCGGTTGAAGATGCCCAGTTCTACCAGCATCGCGGGATCAATTTCCGGGGTATCGCGCGAGCGGTGCTTGTCAACCTGCGGGCGCTGCGCCCCGCTGAGGGCGGAAGCTCCATCACCCAACAGTTGGCGAAGCTGCTGCTGCTCACCCCGGAGAAACACCTGTCGAGGAAGATCAAGGAGGCCATCCTGGCGCTCGAAATCGAGAAACACTACTCCAAGAACCAGATCCTTGAGCTCTACCTCAATCAGGTCTATTTCGGGCATGGGGCCTATGGGGTGGAGTCCGCCGCTCATACCTACTTCAAGAAAACGGTCGAGCAGTTGAATCTTGCCGAGGCGGCCACCCTCGCCGGCCTGCCGAGGGCGCCGAACTACTACTCCCCGATCACCGACAAGGAACGGGCAATAGGCCGCCGGAATCATGTGCTGGCCCGGATGGTTGAGGAGGGGTTTATTACCAAGCAGCAGGCGGCGTCTGCCCTGACCGCGACATTCGACGAGTTTCCGTTCGAGAAGACCCGGAACCTCGGCCCCTACTTCGTCGAATACATCCGCCAGCAACTGGAGGACACCTACGGCACCTACGCCGTCTACCATGGCGGCCTCAAGGTCTACACGACACTGAACATCGCTGCGCAACGCGCCGCGGAGGCGGCCCTGATCGAGGGGTTGAGGGAGATCGACAAGGCTCGCGGCTTTCGCGCACCCCGACCACGATCCCCAACCGTTACGATCACCGACCGTACCGCTCCCACCTACCTGATCCCGAAGGCGGGCGAGACCCTTCGCGCGACCGTTACGAAGGTTCTACCGAAGGCTATCACGGTTCAGATCGGCGGCTATCACGGCGAGATCGCCCTTGACAAGATCCGTTGGCTCAACACCTCGCAACCGCACCAACAGCTTCAGGTCGGAATGGAGGTGAAGGCGCAGATCCTCAGTGTCAATAAAAAAACCAAGACGTTGAATCTGAACCTTGAACAGGATCCTGAGATGGAGGGCGCCTTCCTCGCCATCGATCCGAGAGATGGGGGCGTCAAGGCGATGATCGGCGGCTACGATTTCGAGCGATCCAAGTTCAACCGCGCGCTGCAGGCCAGGCGGCAGCCGGGTTCGGCCTTCAAACCGCTCGTCTACGCGGCAGCCTTTGATCGCGGGCTCACCCCGTCCACGATCATCAACGACACGCCCGTACGCTATCCAATCCTTGTGGACGGGAAACGAACCGACTGGAGCCCCGATAACTACGATCGGAAGTTCCGCGGCCCGACCACGTTACGATATGGGCTCGAACACTCCGTCAACGTGGTTGCGGTTAAGCTGATTGAGCAGCTCGGGGTCGATCCGGTCATCGAGCTGGCCCGCACCCTCGGGATTGAGAGTCCGCTGCGCAGGGAGTACGCGCTGGCCCTCGGCGTCTCGGAGGTCACATTGTCTGAGATGGTCTCGGCCTTCGGCGTCTTTGCACATTCGGGAATACGGTTTCTACCCTACGGCATCAGGAAGGTGACGGACAACAAAGACGCGCTCCTGGAAGAGTACACCCCGGCGGGGCAACAGGTGATGAGGGCCGAGACGGCATTTGTTCTGACCAACGTCCTGACGGGCGTCATCGAGCGGGGGACGGGGTCGCGCGCGCGCATCCTGGGAAGGGTCATAGCGGGTAAAACGGGAACGACTCAGGCAGCCACTGATGCCTGGTTCATCGGGTATACGCCCACGCTCGTCGCAGGTGTCTGGCTCGGCTACGACACCAAGCGGTCACTGGGGCCGCACGAATCGGCCGCGACCCTCGCCGTTCCCATCTGGACCCGCTTCATGCAGCGGGCCCTTCAGGATACACCTCTGGAAGATTTCCCGATGCCGGAGAACGTGGCGCCGGCGCTGGTCAACTACCTATCCGGGCGTCCCACCACAGCCGACGACAAGGATGCTGTCAAGGAGTTTTTCTTCAGGTGA
- the rny gene encoding ribonuclease Y: protein MAIGVDQLAIVLIVAIASVVVGYLLRKQVFESKIAEAETLAKRIVTEAEKEAETKIREAELEAKELAIQAKADLERETKSRRHEIESAQRQLNQKEETVERRLEQLERRDRELDSLAKELGSREQAAAGKEAQCAQLMDEAQRQLERISGLTAEEARKILLQNLEQEARTESIALFKRLEDETRMAAEAKAKEILTIAVDKCAPEVITESTVSVVDLPNEEMKGRIIGREGRNIRAFERATGIDVIVDDTPEAVILSGFDPIRRAIAKEALQRLITDGRIHPARIEEMVEKVKGEIDDDIKKTGERAAFEVGINNLHPELVRLIGRLKYRTSYSQNQLQHTIEVAQLAGIMAAELGLDVKVAKRAGLLHDIGKSADVNMEGTHVSISAELAKKYGEHPRVVNAIAAHHEDVEITCLEAVVLQVADTLSAARPGARRELLESYVKRLEGLERIANSFAGVSKTYAVQAGREVRIIVESADVSDVQSYQLARDVAKRIEEELQYPGHIKVTVIRETRAVEYAK from the coding sequence TTGGCAATAGGCGTTGATCAGCTTGCGATCGTTCTGATCGTAGCAATTGCAAGTGTTGTGGTCGGATACCTGCTGAGAAAGCAGGTCTTCGAAAGCAAGATAGCCGAGGCGGAAACCTTGGCCAAGCGTATCGTGACCGAGGCAGAAAAAGAGGCGGAAACCAAAATCCGGGAGGCAGAGCTCGAGGCCAAGGAACTGGCTATCCAGGCGAAGGCCGATCTGGAGCGCGAGACCAAGAGCCGGCGTCACGAGATCGAGAGCGCGCAGCGCCAGTTGAATCAGAAGGAGGAGACCGTCGAGCGGAGGCTGGAGCAGTTGGAACGACGGGACCGCGAGTTGGATTCGCTGGCCAAAGAGCTCGGTAGCCGGGAGCAGGCTGCGGCCGGCAAAGAGGCTCAGTGCGCTCAGTTGATGGATGAGGCGCAGCGACAACTCGAGCGCATCTCCGGCCTCACGGCCGAAGAGGCCAGGAAGATCCTCCTTCAGAATCTGGAGCAGGAGGCCAGAACCGAGTCGATCGCCTTGTTCAAGCGGCTTGAGGATGAGACGAGGATGGCGGCAGAGGCCAAGGCCAAAGAGATCCTGACCATTGCTGTCGATAAGTGCGCCCCGGAGGTCATCACGGAATCGACGGTCTCCGTGGTGGATTTGCCGAACGAGGAGATGAAGGGACGGATCATCGGCCGGGAGGGACGCAACATCCGGGCCTTCGAACGAGCCACAGGGATCGATGTGATCGTGGACGATACCCCCGAAGCGGTGATCCTGTCCGGCTTCGATCCGATCCGGCGGGCCATCGCCAAGGAGGCGCTGCAACGGCTCATCACCGATGGGCGAATCCATCCGGCTCGTATCGAAGAAATGGTCGAGAAGGTGAAGGGTGAGATCGACGACGACATCAAGAAAACCGGTGAGCGAGCGGCCTTTGAAGTGGGAATCAACAACCTCCACCCCGAACTCGTGCGCTTGATCGGGCGACTCAAGTATCGGACCAGCTATTCACAGAATCAGCTTCAGCACACGATAGAGGTGGCACAACTTGCCGGCATCATGGCGGCCGAGTTGGGGCTCGATGTCAAGGTAGCCAAGCGGGCGGGTTTGCTCCACGATATCGGGAAGTCGGCCGATGTCAACATGGAGGGAACGCACGTCTCCATTTCGGCAGAGTTAGCCAAAAAGTACGGCGAGCACCCGCGGGTTGTGAACGCAATCGCCGCCCACCATGAGGATGTTGAGATCACCTGCCTGGAGGCCGTCGTGCTCCAGGTGGCCGATACGCTCTCGGCGGCGAGACCCGGCGCCAGACGTGAGCTGCTGGAAAGCTACGTCAAACGACTCGAGGGATTGGAGCGGATCGCGAACTCTTTTGCCGGGGTCAGCAAGACATATGCCGTTCAGGCAGGACGCGAGGTGCGAATTATCGTCGAGAGCGCTGATGTGTCGGATGTGCAGTCGTATCAGCTTGCGCGGGATGTGGCAAAGCGAATCGAAGAGGAACTCCAGTATCCCGGCCATATCAAGGTGACCGTGATCCGCGAAACCAGGGCCGTGGAGTACGCAAAATAG
- a CDS encoding alcohol dehydrogenase has protein sequence MNAIRLLGPGAVECTELPVPSIGPGELLLAMRACGLCGSDLAKIFGKTPLKPPVPLGHELVGVVQAVGEGVQRFAPGDRLAVAHHVPCGRCRYCRHGNDSMCPQFKATNIDPGGFAEFVRIPAMQTAQAAFALPDSLPDDVGIFMEPVACALRAVKRSDVQAGDQIVVVGAGCMGVLVAQAVAVFGARPICVDIRQDRLELARTLGIETTLNVTGSDPCAALRSVADDDGVDGAIFTAVNAPMVEAALGVLRAGGTINLFADAGEAGRMPIDLGLFYRQELSLTATYSATPVELEQAIRLLVSGRIRTAPLISHRFDLSRFAEGARLQREGQATKVLFYAKGAGTA, from the coding sequence ATGAACGCGATCCGACTGCTGGGACCGGGGGCTGTGGAATGTACCGAACTGCCGGTTCCATCCATTGGACCCGGCGAATTGCTGCTGGCAATGCGAGCGTGCGGTCTGTGCGGGTCCGACCTGGCAAAGATCTTCGGGAAGACCCCGCTGAAGCCGCCCGTCCCGCTGGGCCACGAGTTGGTAGGGGTGGTTCAGGCGGTTGGCGAGGGGGTCCAGCGGTTTGCGCCGGGTGACCGCCTGGCCGTGGCGCACCATGTCCCCTGTGGCCGGTGCCGTTACTGTCGCCACGGCAACGATTCGATGTGCCCTCAGTTCAAAGCGACCAACATCGATCCCGGCGGCTTTGCCGAGTTCGTTCGGATTCCTGCCATGCAGACCGCGCAGGCGGCCTTCGCGCTGCCTGACTCTCTTCCGGATGATGTCGGCATCTTCATGGAGCCGGTGGCCTGCGCGTTGCGGGCGGTCAAACGATCCGACGTCCAGGCTGGGGATCAGATCGTCGTCGTGGGCGCCGGATGTATGGGGGTGCTGGTCGCGCAGGCTGTCGCCGTATTCGGCGCGAGGCCGATCTGTGTGGATATTCGACAGGATCGCCTCGAGTTGGCTCGAACGCTCGGCATCGAGACGACCCTGAATGTGACCGGATCCGATCCGTGCGCGGCGCTTCGCTCGGTGGCGGACGATGACGGGGTCGATGGTGCGATCTTCACCGCGGTCAATGCGCCGATGGTGGAGGCAGCGCTCGGCGTCCTGCGTGCCGGAGGGACAATCAACCTCTTCGCGGACGCGGGCGAGGCCGGACGTATGCCGATCGACCTCGGTCTCTTCTACCGACAGGAGCTGTCGCTTACGGCAACCTACTCGGCTACGCCGGTCGAGTTGGAACAGGCGATTCGCCTCCTGGTCTCCGGACGGATCCGAACCGCCCCCCTCATCAGTCATCGGTTTGACCTGAGCCGGTTCGCCGAGGGTGCACGCCTGCAGCGGGAAGGGCAGGCGACGAAGGTCCTGTTTTATGCAAAAGGAGCAGGGACGGCATGA
- a CDS encoding TIGR00282 family metallophosphoesterase, with translation MRILFIGDIIGKPGREIVATVLPRLVREQTIDLVIANGENLAGGFGVTAAIAEEMFALGVDLLTSGNHVWDKKEVEGYIGKEERLLRPANYPEPAPGRGSTVIDKGGCLVGVLNLQGRAFMPTLDCPFRVGDREINRLRRETTLIFVDFHGEATAEKQAFAWYVDGRVSAVIGSHTHVQTADERILPGGTALLTDAGMTGGYDSVIGMGIEAPIAKFLSGLPKQYRPATGAPRLCGVVVEIDERTGRSNSILRIQREP, from the coding sequence GTGCGCATTTTATTCATTGGCGACATTATCGGCAAGCCGGGTCGTGAGATCGTGGCAACCGTCTTGCCGCGTCTGGTCAGGGAGCAGACGATCGACCTCGTCATTGCGAACGGCGAAAACCTGGCCGGTGGCTTCGGCGTCACAGCCGCGATCGCGGAGGAGATGTTCGCGCTTGGCGTGGATCTCCTGACATCCGGTAATCATGTCTGGGATAAGAAGGAGGTTGAGGGATATATCGGGAAGGAGGAGCGTCTCCTGCGACCCGCCAACTACCCGGAACCGGCGCCGGGGAGGGGAAGTACGGTGATAGACAAAGGCGGCTGTCTTGTCGGGGTACTCAATCTGCAGGGGCGGGCGTTCATGCCTACGCTCGACTGCCCGTTCCGAGTGGGTGACCGCGAGATCAACCGGTTACGTCGGGAAACAACCCTCATCTTCGTCGATTTTCATGGCGAGGCAACGGCTGAGAAACAGGCCTTTGCCTGGTATGTTGACGGGCGGGTCTCGGCGGTGATCGGCTCCCATACGCATGTGCAGACCGCCGACGAGCGGATTCTTCCAGGAGGGACGGCGCTTCTCACCGACGCAGGGATGACGGGCGGATATGACTCGGTCATCGGGATGGGCATCGAGGCGCCGATCGCCAAATTCCTGTCCGGTCTGCCGAAGCAGTACCGACCGGCTACGGGGGCACCTCGACTGTGCGGGGTCGTCGTGGAGATCGACGAGCGGACCGGCCGCTCGAATTCCATCCTGCGGATCCAGCGGGAACCCTAG